The segment CCATCCCTTTCGCATTCCCATCCTTCTGATTACGACCTGGCGCGGCCAGCCAGGACTTGGCGACGAACCGCAGCACGAATTGATGGGAAGGATTACGGGGCGGTTGCTGGACGACATGGAAATTCCCCACCGGCTGTTTCCCACCGCCACCGCCGCCATACCCGAGGCGCTCGCAGCCGCAGACCAGGCCATGCAAGCAACCGAGCGCCCCTTTGCCTTCATCATGGAGAAGGGTGCCGTTCGCAATGACGGCCTGGTCGAGTCTGCGCGCGACGCACCGCCGCCAGGCGTCCGGCAGGATTACAGCACCGGCAGCGAACGCCCCACCCGCGCGGAAGCCCTGGCCACCTTCCTCGAACTGGTGCCAGAGGACGCCGGCGTCCTTGCCACAACGGGAAAATGCGGCCGCGAGCTTTATACCCTCGGCAATCGTGAACAGCATTTTTACCAGATCGGCTCGATGGGCTGTGCAAGCGCGCTTGGCCTTGGCGTTGCCCTGAATTTTTCCGGCCCGGTCATCGTTCTCGACGGCGATGGGGCGGCGCTCATGAAATTTGGAAATTTTGCGACGATCGGGGCCGCCGGACCGAAAAATTTTCTTCACGTGCTTCTCGACAACGGCACCCATGATTCGACGGGTGGCCAGGCGACGGTTTCAAACAGCGTCGATTTTGCCGCCGTCGCACTTGCCTGCGGCTATGCCAACGCCTTTGTCGCGGACAATTGCGAAGGCTTTAGAAAAGCCTTTCAGCAGGCGGTATCCCTTCCCGGCCCGACGCTTTTGCACCTTCGCATTCGCCAAGGCTCCCTTGCCAATCTCGGGCGGCCAAAGGAAAACCCCACTGACCTCGCCCGGCGCTTTCGGGATTTTCTTACTCGGAAGTAGGAGGCGCATCCCGCGCCCCAAGGCGCGTTAGACCAAACGTCGCCACCGCCTCGCGGATCGCCGACAAAACGCCTCGAATATCCTTCTCGAAAACCTGCCCGATGCAGCCGACCCGGAAGGTGGGTGCCACTGTCACCTTCCCCGGATAGATTGCATAACCTTTGCCGCGTAGAAAATCGTAAAACGCCGGAAAAGAAAAATTCGGGTCCGGTGGCGAATGGAAGGCAACAATAATCGGAGCCTGAAATTCATCCGGCAGAAATGTCTGGAATCCAAGTTCCCTCATGCCTTCGACAAGAAGGTGGACGTTGTTGCGATAGCGGTCGCCTCGGCCTTTGACGCCACCTTCCTTTGCGTGTGCGCGGCAAGCCTCGGCAAGGGCCGCCAGCACATGGGTAGGTGGTGTAAAACGCCACTGACCCGTTTCCTCAAACGCGCGCCATTGGTCGAAGAGGTCCAGACACAGAGACGGCGCATTTCCTTTGCCCGCGACAAGTGCGTCCCGTTTCAGGATCGCAAAAGCGATCCCCGGAACGCCTTCCAGGCATTTATTTGCCGAAGCCATCACCGCGTCGCAGGGAACATTGGCAACGTCGATGGGCAGCGCCCCGAATGTGCTGATCGCATCGAAAAGAAAGTGGCGACCATGTTTCGCCACGACGTCCGCAATTTCTTCGATCGGGTTTAAAAGCCCCGCCCCGGTCTCGCAATGCACGGCCGCCACATGGGTGATGCCAGGGTCCGCCGCCAGGGCCGCATCAAACGCCATTGGGTCCAGTGGGAAGCCTTCGTCAAAAGACTGCATCACACAATTGCGCCCCATACGAAGGGCAATTTCAACCATGCGCGCCCCATAGGCACCATTGGCAAGCACAAGCAACTTTCCCGCACGCGGCAAAAACGTACCAAGCACCGCCTCCACGCCAAAAGTTCCGCTTCCCTGAATTGGCACGCAGACGTGGCTTTCGGTGCCACCCGCCAATTGAAGGAGCTGCGCACATACATGGCGCGTCAGCTCGATAAAATCCTGATCCCGCGAGCCCCAGTCGCGGAGCATCGCTTCCTTCACCGTCCGGGATGTGGTGATCGGTCCCGGCGTCAGCAGCAGTGGTTCTTCTGGAAAATCCGCCATATTCTATCTTCCCGTCTTTGAATAAGGGAAGCCTGTGGCACCCTACGCTGTCAATCCACCCGAATAAAAAACCTTGTCCTCGTACATCTTGCAGCTACGATCCCGCCAGAAGGAACACAACTAAGGACACCCCACCCGTGAGCCGCAACACCTGGATCCACCGCCTTGTTCGCCGACCGGCACGCATGCTTGCCCATACACCGGTTACACCGAACCACGTGACGACTCTGCGGCTTCTTACCGGCCTTGGGGCGGCCGGCGCCTACGCAAGCGGGGATCCTGAATGGATTTTTTCCGGTGGCCTTTTGTTCGTGCTTTCAATGGCTCTCGACCGTGCCGATGGCGAACTTGCGCGTTTCACCGGCAAGATGACCGATTGGGGCCATCGTTTTGACCTGGTGTGCGATGCCATCGTAAACGCCGGCATCCTTATCGGCATCGGCATCGGACTTCGCGAAAGCGATCTTGGAAACTGGGCAATCCCGATGGGGCTGCTAGCCGGGCTGGCGGTTGCCGCGATCCTGGGCCTCGTCGTGCAGATGGAAAACCGGGAAGGACACGGAAAGCCCGCCTTCGAAGGAGCCGGCGGCTTTGACCCGGACGATGCAATCCTTGCCGTGCCGGTCGCCATGTGGCTCGGCTGGAACGAACCCCTTCTCATTTCCGCCACAATCGGTGCGCCTGCCTTTGCCATTTACGTCTATTTGCGCTTTCGGACGCTGGCGAAACGCGGCTAACCTCCGCTAACCCTGCGCAAAAACCCCTGATATGTGCCTGCCAAAAAACCTTTTGCGCGATTGCCAAACTAGAAAGGAATTAGTAAGAAAACTGTGTCAGAAATTATGGAAACGGATCAGGAACGGACCGTTTGCCAGGCAGCCAGGATGGTGCTACCTTCCTGAAACTTAAGCTAAGTTAGGGAGTAAATAAATGCGTGAAGGCCGGTCACCTTTTCTATTGTTTCGGATGCGTCGCGTCCAAATTGTTGCGTTGTTTCTCCTGCTCGGCATGTTCGCGCTTCCTTTGTCGAATGCGCACGCCCAAGAGAAAAATGGCACAAACGACCCTATCGAATATGTGAACCGGGGCATTCTCGACTTCAACCTTCTGCTTGACCGCTTCTTCTTAAAACCGGTTGCGCAAGGGTATCGCTTTCTGTTTCCGGCTCAGGTGCGGAAAGGTCTTCACAACGCCCTTCGCAACCTCCAGACGCCAACCGTTCTCGCAAACGACCTCCTTCAGGGAAAATTCGAGCGTGCCGCAACGACAGTGGGCCGTTTCGCCATCAATTCGACCATTGGCATCGGCGGTATTTTCGATGTCGCCGTGGACTGGGGGATGGAACCCCATGTTGAGGATTTCGGGCAGACGCTGGCCGTTTGGGGCGTTCCTGACGGGCCCTATCTGATGCTGCCCGTCGTTGGACCATCAAACCCGCGCGATCTTGTCGGCGGCCTTGTTGACAGCTTTGCCGACCCCTTCCGGCTCTGGGCCAACCACGAAGACAA is part of the Rhodospirillaceae bacterium genome and harbors:
- the aepY gene encoding phosphonopyruvate decarboxylase, whose translation is MIEADAFIEPARERGFAFYTGVPCSFLTPFINRAIGHPKLRYIGATSEGEAVAIAAGAWLAGKRSVAMCQNSGLGNTVNPLTSLTHPFRIPILLITTWRGQPGLGDEPQHELMGRITGRLLDDMEIPHRLFPTATAAIPEALAAADQAMQATERPFAFIMEKGAVRNDGLVESARDAPPPGVRQDYSTGSERPTRAEALATFLELVPEDAGVLATTGKCGRELYTLGNREQHFYQIGSMGCASALGLGVALNFSGPVIVLDGDGAALMKFGNFATIGAAGPKNFLHVLLDNGTHDSTGGQATVSNSVDFAAVALACGYANAFVADNCEGFRKAFQQAVSLPGPTLLHLRIRQGSLANLGRPKENPTDLARRFRDFLTRK
- a CDS encoding CDP-alcohol phosphatidyltransferase, whose product is MLAHTPVTPNHVTTLRLLTGLGAAGAYASGDPEWIFSGGLLFVLSMALDRADGELARFTGKMTDWGHRFDLVCDAIVNAGILIGIGIGLRESDLGNWAIPMGLLAGLAVAAILGLVVQMENREGHGKPAFEGAGGFDPDDAILAVPVAMWLGWNEPLLISATIGAPAFAIYVYLRFRTLAKRG
- a CDS encoding 2-aminoethylphosphonate--pyruvate transaminase, with translation MADFPEEPLLLTPGPITTSRTVKEAMLRDWGSRDQDFIELTRHVCAQLLQLAGGTESHVCVPIQGSGTFGVEAVLGTFLPRAGKLLVLANGAYGARMVEIALRMGRNCVMQSFDEGFPLDPMAFDAALAADPGITHVAAVHCETGAGLLNPIEEIADVVAKHGRHFLFDAISTFGALPIDVANVPCDAVMASANKCLEGVPGIAFAILKRDALVAGKGNAPSLCLDLFDQWRAFEETGQWRFTPPTHVLAALAEACRAHAKEGGVKGRGDRYRNNVHLLVEGMRELGFQTFLPDEFQAPIIVAFHSPPDPNFSFPAFYDFLRGKGYAIYPGKVTVAPTFRVGCIGQVFEKDIRGVLSAIREAVATFGLTRLGARDAPPTSE